CGACGTCGAGGTGCTGGACGTTCGGCGCAACCCTCGCCGGCCCGAGGACGGATGAGCGACGAGGCCATCACCGCGGTCCAGGGCGGCGAACTGTTCGGGTTGGAGGGGCTGGGCTGGGACGCCGGCTGGGCCGACCTGCAGCACGACGCCGAGGTCGGCGCGGGCACCGACCCGCGCGCAGGGAGGATCGCCCGGACCCACCGGGTGGGCTTCGACGTGTTCACCCGTGCCGGCCGGCTGTTCGCGGTGACGAAGGCCCGTCAACGCGATCCGATGCGTGCGCCGGCGACGGGGGACTGGGTGGTCCTCGCCGACGTCGCCGACATCGACGAACCCGTCATCGCAGGCGTCCTGGATCGACGCTCTGCCGTGGTTCGGCGGGATCCGGCCGACCGTGCCGCCCCGCAGGTGCTCGCCGCCAACGCCGACGTCGTCGCCGTCGTGCAGGGCGCCGACCGGCCCATCAACCCCCGCCGGCTGGAGCGACAGCTGGCCGTCGCCCACGGCAGCGAGGCACGGGTGGTCGTCGTGCTCAGCAAGTCCGACCTGGACCCCGATGGCGATGTGGCCCGCCAGCTCCGACAGGCGGCCATCGGCCAGGAGGTACTCGTGACGGGCGCGAACAGCGGCGTCGGCATCGACGAGCTCGATGCGATGACGGAGGGCTGTCGCACGCTGGTGCTGCTCGGTGAGTCCGGGGCCGGCAAGTCCTCGCTGGTCAACGCCGTGCTCGGCCACGAGGCCACCGCCGTCGGTGTCGTGCGTGAGGGGGACAGCAAGGGTCGCCACACGACCACCCGGCGCACGTTGCTGCCGCTGCCGACCGGCGGTGCCCTGCTCGACACGCCGGGGGTGCGTGCCGTGGGACTGTGGCCGGGGTGGGCCGATCTCGATGCCGTCTTCCCCGAGATCGCCGAGGCCGCCGAGAGCTGCCGGTTCTCCGACTGCAGCCATCGACGCGAACCCGGGTGCGGGGTCACCGGCGCGGTCGAGGACGGGACGGTCCTGGCCGACCGGATCGAGGCATGGCGGGCGCTGGACGACGAGCTCGAGGCGACCCGGACCGAGGTCGAGCGCAAGGACTGGCGATGACCGACGGGGGAGCGGTGCCCGGCGGAACCGTGGTCGGCGGGCTGGACCTGGACGAGCTGGCCCCCGCGCAGCGCCGCATGGTCGAGGGCCTCATGGCGGTGGGGACCCCACGACCACCCTTCGACCCCGAGCGTGCCGGACGCATCCGCGCCATGGTCGAGAGCCGCATCGCCGAGGCCGTGGAGGGACGGCCGGCCGACGCCCAGCGCGTCGTGCTCGGGAAGACCAAGCTGGACGCCCTGGGCTGCGACGGTCGTTACCTGGACATGCTGGCCACCCCGTTCGAGTGGTCGGCCCCGACGGTGCGTGGCCAGCTGGTCCACGGGTCGATCGAGCTGGACCACCAGACCGGCCGCCAGCACACGGTGGTCGACCTGATGGACGATTCGTGGGAGCAGTTCCGCCACTCCGGCGACTCCGCGCTGGCGTTCACCAGCGACCTCACGCACCTGGAGTCCGAACGCATGAAGGCCGACGCGGTCACCGCCGTGGAGGAGTTCCGCGCCGTGTTCCCTCCCCTCCCTCGATCGTGGTCCATGGTGTGGGAGCCCACGATCGCCGCCCGGTTCGGGGCGGGCGCGGTCACGGTGAAGGGCAAGCCGGACCTGGTGCTCGGACGCCCGCACCCCAACGAACGCCGGATGCTCCTCGCGGACCTGAAGACCGGGGCACGGTCGGGCAAGGACCGCGCCGACATGCGGATCTACGCCCTGCTGGCGACCCTGAAGTACGGCCAGGCCCCGTTCCGGGTTGCGACCGTCTACATCGACGAGGGGGCCTTCGAGCACGAGGACGTCACCGACGACGTGCTCGAGGCCGCCGCGCGGATGCTGGCCGAGCGACTGAACACGGCGCTGCGGCTGACCGACCGCCCCGAGGCGGTCCACCTGACGGCGGGCCCGGCCTGTCGCTGGTGCGGGCTGGCCCCCACCTGTCCGGAGAAGCAGCGCTGGGACGACGAACGCGCCGACACGGCCGCGGAGGCCCTCCCCTTCTGACGCCGGCCGAGCGCGTGTCGGGAAACTGCGGCGGGCGGCCCAGAATCCGAC
The nucleotide sequence above comes from Euzebya pacifica. Encoded proteins:
- the rsgA gene encoding ribosome small subunit-dependent GTPase A; translated protein: MSDEAITAVQGGELFGLEGLGWDAGWADLQHDAEVGAGTDPRAGRIARTHRVGFDVFTRAGRLFAVTKARQRDPMRAPATGDWVVLADVADIDEPVIAGVLDRRSAVVRRDPADRAAPQVLAANADVVAVVQGADRPINPRRLERQLAVAHGSEARVVVVLSKSDLDPDGDVARQLRQAAIGQEVLVTGANSGVGIDELDAMTEGCRTLVLLGESGAGKSSLVNAVLGHEATAVGVVREGDSKGRHTTTRRTLLPLPTGGALLDTPGVRAVGLWPGWADLDAVFPEIAEAAESCRFSDCSHRREPGCGVTGAVEDGTVLADRIEAWRALDDELEATRTEVERKDWR
- a CDS encoding PD-(D/E)XK nuclease family protein, whose protein sequence is MTDGGAVPGGTVVGGLDLDELAPAQRRMVEGLMAVGTPRPPFDPERAGRIRAMVESRIAEAVEGRPADAQRVVLGKTKLDALGCDGRYLDMLATPFEWSAPTVRGQLVHGSIELDHQTGRQHTVVDLMDDSWEQFRHSGDSALAFTSDLTHLESERMKADAVTAVEEFRAVFPPLPRSWSMVWEPTIAARFGAGAVTVKGKPDLVLGRPHPNERRMLLADLKTGARSGKDRADMRIYALLATLKYGQAPFRVATVYIDEGAFEHEDVTDDVLEAAARMLAERLNTALRLTDRPEAVHLTAGPACRWCGLAPTCPEKQRWDDERADTAAEALPF